A stretch of the Dioscorea cayenensis subsp. rotundata cultivar TDr96_F1 chromosome 4, TDr96_F1_v2_PseudoChromosome.rev07_lg8_w22 25.fasta, whole genome shotgun sequence genome encodes the following:
- the LOC120258117 gene encoding LOW QUALITY PROTEIN: eukaryotic translation initiation factor 3 subunit B-like (The sequence of the model RefSeq protein was modified relative to this genomic sequence to represent the inferred CDS: inserted 1 base in 1 codon), which produces MENRAKEVISPLVIFRDSGNSCDLKFPFLEFNDFYMLIELRGNSELTMDGHIQSGISFEDFGRLMQVPDDERIPPEPKPYIPGEHLLKWLSDKRKREQFVIRGTSFTEVFWNNVFRKNTGPELIDRRQHWTDDFVQWSSRGTYLTTVHAEGAAVWGGATSFRRMIDYAHPQVKLIDFSPGEKYLVTYSTDEPNNTRHTQRVVLKIFDVRTAKVMREFEGNVDEFTIGGSERVSGVSWPVFRWGGGDKFFASISKNLISVYDTETFSLIDEKSLRVECVADFSWSPTDFIISLFVPELRGEAQPARIRLVQFPSKETIRERSLFCVSDCQMFWQSKGAYLAVKVDHYTKGKKSTYMRLQLFRIKERDIPVEVLNFGHIVADFAWEPKGHRFVVVLQGDSLLPDVVVYSMLSVDRTACISKLVTLESRQVSGIYWAPKGRYMLLAGLQGFNGQLEFFDSKELRTLQTAEHLMANSVQWDFTGRYVATASTTSAHIWSLMGVLLYRIPTDHLYQFLWRPKXPSWLTPEKKEAV; this is translated from the exons ATGGAGAATCGAGCCAAGGAGGTCATCTCCCCTCTTGTGATTTTTAGGGATTCT GGTAATTCTTGTGACCTGAAATTTCCTTTTCTTGAATTCAATGACTTCTATATGCTTATTGAGCTCCGA GGTAATTCT GAGCTTACAATGGATGGACACATTCAGTCCGGTATTTCATTTGAGGACTTTGGGCGCCTTATGCAAGTTCCTGATGATGAACGGATCCCTCCCGAACCCAAGCCGTATATCCCTGG TGAACATCTACTGAAGTGGCTTAGTGATAAAAGAAAACGCGAGCAGTTTGTCATCCGCGGTACCTCTTTCACTGAGGTTTTCTGGAACAATGTCTTTAGAAAGAATACGGGGCCTGAGCTTATAGATCGCCGTCAG CATTGGACTGACGATTTTGTCCAGTGGTCTTCCCGTGGGACTTACTTGACCACAGTCCACGCGGAGGGTGCTGCTGTGTGGGGTGGTGCCACCTCTTTTAGACGAATGATAGATTATGCTCATCCACAG GTCaaactgattgatttctctcctGGAGAAAAATATCTGGTCACATACAGTACTGATGAGCCCAATAACACACGCCATACACAA AGGGTTGTGCTGAAAATCTTTGACGTAAGGACAGCCAAAGTGATGCGTGAATTCGAAGGAAATGTGGACGAATTTACTATTGGTGGCAGTGAACGTGTTTCTGGTGTCTCCTGGCCTGTGTTCAG GTGGGGTGGTGGCGACAAATTTTTTGCCAGTATCAGTAAGAACTTGATATCAGTTTATGATACAGAGACTTTCTCTCTTATCGATGAGAAGTCTCTTAGAGTGGAATGTGTGGCGGACTTTAGCTGGTCACCCACTGATTTTATTATCTCCCTGTTTGTTCCAGAACTTAGGGGAGAAGCTCAGCCTGCTAGG ATACGCCTTGTTCAGTTTCCAAGCAAGGAAACAATCAGAGAGAGGAGCCTTTTTTGTGTCAGTGACTGCCAAATGTTTTGGCAGAGCAAGGGTGCTTACTTGGCTGTTAAGGTTGATCACTACACGAAGGGAAAGAAGAGCACATATATGCGTCTTCAGCTGTTTAGAATTAAGGAAAGAGACATCCCAGTCGAGGTTCTTAACTTCGGCCACATAGTTGCTGACTTTGCTTGGGAGCCGAAAGGCCACAGATTTGTTGTAGTTCTACAGGGGGATAGCCTTCTTCCAGATGTCGTTGTTTACTCAATGCTGAGTGTTGACAGAACTGCCTGTATTAGCAAGCTTGTGACGTTGGAATCCAGACAGGTCAGCGGAATCTATTGGGCCCCGAAAGGGCGATATATGTTGCTGGCAGGCCTTCAGGGTTTCAACGGCCAGTTGGAGTTCTTTGACAGTAAGGAGCTCAGAACTTTGCAAACTGCGGAGCATTTGATGGCCAACTCTGTTCAGTGGGATTTTACTGGAAG ATATGTGGCGACTGCTTCCACTACTTCCGCTCATATCTGGTCTCTCATGGGGGTACTGTTGTACAGGATCCCTACAGATCACTTGTATCAG TTCCTTTGGCGTCCAA CCCCATCGTGGTTGACACCTGAGAAGAAGGAGGCAGTATGA
- the LOC120258118 gene encoding classical arabinogalactan protein 4-like, which yields SSSGQQSSSSQHSSSHSSGQHSSSHSSGKHSTTLTSSQHSSPLSSGQHSSTFSSCQHSSTFSSCQHSSTHSSFQHSSTFSSGQHSPTFSSGQHSPPSPPATPPPVATPPPASPPPPATPPPTPVPAKSPPSPAPAPAPSSKSPAPSPASVGTPASSPSPSVSSPSVSPTVAPTSADGSNSYVHGVCMGLLAFAAGGLALLL from the coding sequence TCCTCCTCCGGCCAACAATCCTCCTCCAGCCAACACTCCTCCTCCCACTCCTCCGGCCAACACTCCTCCTCCCACTCCTCCGGCAAACACTCCACCACCCTCACCTCCAGCCAACACTCCTCCCCCCTCTCCTCCGGCCAACACTCCTCCACCTTCTCCTCCTGCCAACACTCCTCCACCTTCTCCTCCTGCCAACACTCCTCCACCCACTCCTCCTTCCAACACTCCTCCACCTTCTCCTCCGGCCAACACTCCCCCACCTTCTCCTCCGGCCAACACTCCCCACCCTCCCCTCCGGCAACTCCACCCCCAGTTGCAACTCCTCCACCAGCATCTCCACCACCGCCGGCAACCCCACCACCAACTCCAGTCCCAGCTAAATCACCACCttcaccagcaccagcaccgGCTCCTTCATCCAAGTCACCAGCACCATCTCCGGCATCCGTAGGTACACCGGCATCATCTCCATCACCATCCGTCTCTTCTCCTTCAGTCTCACCAACAGTAGCGCCTACTTCCGCCGATGGCTCAAACTCTTACGTGCATGGCGTTTGCATGGGCTTGCTTGCCTTCGCTGCTGGTGGACTTGCTCTCCTTCTTTAG
- the LOC120258226 gene encoding uclacyanin-3-like, which yields MAQLSLAVAVFLAVAAPTIAVNYIVGDSQGWSTGVDYSTWVSGKTFNKGDVLEFQYTPLHSVTEVKESDYNSCSTSNAINSYTDMDTKITLTGSGTRYFVCGTAGHCSQGMKLAVTVSGSTSPSTPSSPGGSSGSPSTPSSPSNNPSSPTTPSPATTTKNGAAGVGGRGVLISVMLAGCGIALLG from the exons ATGGCTCAACTAAGTTTAGCTGTCGCCGTCTTCCTCGCCGTCGCTGCCCCGACCATCGCCGTTAACTACATTGTCGGAGACTCACAAGGCTGGTCTACAGGAGTTGATTATAGTACTTGGGTTTCCGGGAAAACCTTCAATAAGGGTGATGTTCTAG AGTTTCAATATACTCCACTTCATTCGGTCACTGAAGTTAAAGAGTCGGATTATAATTCATGTTCTACAAGCAACGCGATTAATTCCTATACTGACATGGATACAAAGATCACCCTCACCGGATCGGGAACTCGATACTTTGTCTGTGGCACGGCCGGGCATTGTTCACAAGGGATGAAACTCGCCGTCACTGTATCCGGCTCCACTAGCCCCTCGACACCGTCTTCCCCGGGAGGAAGCTCAGGCTCCCCTTCCACACCATCTTCACCTTCAAATAATCCATCTTCTCCGACGACACCATCTCCAGCCACCACGACAAAGAATGGTGCTGCCGGAGTTGGTGGCCGGGGAGTTTTGATAAGTGTTATGCTTGCAGGTTGTGGCATTGCACTCTTGGGCTAG
- the LOC120258464 gene encoding protein ECERIFERUM 26: MANSSRKQLHIEAIQTVTPGRAAEPGQARRISLPSPTSADTLLRSHACILLYYHTSSKEETTATLAAHLKESLNHIIPEEPLLAGRLRKDGEKDGYWEIKYNDAGIRLVQAVVDTSMDEFLSGEDREAKEEMLAYWMDIQHEDSQFWPLFYVQVTEFQGDGYSIGISWSILLTDHLFMTRFLKTWARTHREMQVQGEFSEANIFHLNYFKTPTRTSTDFISGISTTPRTILYKAPRSSDLQALVHHLIENNHVSEFLLFVNDHSGDCLKVENFASGSSKTPPANCFSDKLSVAGWDELEAGDLYFVSENKPVHVSFQVISSDEHKGLVVAMLPSQQIGPNLMISVTVPVEN; encoded by the exons ATGGCCAACTCTTCTCGCAAGCAGCTCCACATTGAAGCAATTCAGACTGTGACGCCAGGGAGGGCTGCCGAGCCTGGCCAGGCACGTCGCATTTCACTCCCATCACCAACAAGTGCCGATACTCTCCTGCGAAGCCATGCATGCATCCTCCTGTATTACCATACGTCAAGCAAGGAGGAAACAACGGCAACCCTGGCAGCACATCTTAAGGAGTCTCTTAACCATATAATTCCTGAGGAGCCATTACTTGCGGGAAGGCTGAGGAAGGATGGAGAGAAAGATGGGTATTGGGAAATCAAGTACAATGATGCTGGCATTAGGCTCGTGCAAGCTGTGGTAGACACAAGCATGGACGAGTTCCTGAGTGGTGAAGATAGAGAAGCCAAGGAGGAGATGCTGGCATACTGGATGGACATCCAACATGAGGATTCCCAGTTCTGGCCTCTCTTTTATGTTCAG GTGACAGAGTTTCAAGGAGATGGGTACTCAATTGGGATCAGCTGGAGCATCCTCCTCACTGACCACCTCTTCATGACCCGTTTCCTTAAAACATGGGCAAGAACTCACAGGGAAATGCAAGTTCAGGGCGAGTTCTCAGAGGCAAACATATTTCATCTCAACTATTTCAAAACTCCTACCCGGACTTCCACTGATTTCATCTCAGGCATTAGTACAACCCCCAGGACCATCCTCTACAAGGCTCCTCGGTCTTCAGATTTGCAAGCTCTTGTTCATCACTTGATTGAAAACAATCATGTTTCTGAATTCTTATTGTTTGTCAATGACCACTCTGGAGATTGTTTGAAGGTTGAGAACTTTGCAAGTGGCTCATCAAAGACACCACCGGCGAACTGTTTTTCTGACAAGCTGAGTGTAGCTGGTTGGGATGAACTTGAAGCTGGAGATTTGTACTTCGTCTCGGAGAACAAGCCTGTTCACGTTTCCTTCCAAGTCATATCATCTGATGAGCATAAAGGGCTTGTTGTTGCAATGCTGCCTTCTCAACAAATTGGTCCAAACTTAATGATCAGTGTCACTGTTCCTGTGGAGAATTAG
- the LOC120258123 gene encoding uncharacterized protein LOC120258123 has protein sequence MISDSTWTLRVEFHDPKPIPGSVITCATIPRVSNEHHRAPFLALALRSSLFSAWKMLQPRCIDVCGNPVLPRPFLGLRTGNHRFPAANSGVRVSPRFSCRFSEPRKGGRGSLVKGKKKENVWSIDNELSTREAVVEGKKSSRRRRRGRPSGRVVRDSRVLISGSMLVEIENVLQTQEPVIKPAWSTFASSVSGIWKGVGAVFSPFTAEMEPIGIGRQNENLYDCYTQSRVERVAAEDGFCPIRSVTNWVPLNPFGEMHRHVGKSSGAKDSSGTSATVEESYDVVHDGHDLPAFETFDFGNSELLQEDLMGMEPGLVFFEDGSYSRGPVELPVGEYDESKYFLSPTFKFEQCLVKGCHKRLRIVHTIEFSEGGSNIQITRVAVFEEQWISPANFYDENDASFDLKPISQRKRTQPSELIGSWKVFEVSATPIFSEEVPVEEGGLPYVYLCTETLKKRRLPESALYFGEEEIHDLQNVTILWLPGGVTGYVDVTKDGTLCIGVGWYSDEGINLVIERDYGIDGKLKEVRSKSEVKRRWTDHLPA, from the exons ATGATATCGGATTCAACTTGGACGTTGCGGGTTGAATTCCATGATCCGAAACCAATTCCCGGATCCGTTATCACTTGCGCTACCATTCCGCGCGTTAGCAATGAGCATCACCGCGCCCCATTCCTCGCTCTCGCTCTTCGCTCTTCGCTCTTCTCTGCGTGGAAGATGCTACAGCCGCGCTGCATCGATGTCTGCGGGAATCCCGTACTCCCTCGGCCTTTTCTAGGGCTTCGAACGGGAAACCATCGATTCCCTGCTGCCAATTCTGGGGTTCGTGTTTCTCCTAGATTCTCTTGCCGCTTCTCTGAGCCTAGGAAAGGAGGGAGAGGAAGTTTGGTCAAgggaaagaagaaagagaacgTTTGGAGCATTGACAACGAGCTCTCAACAAGGGAAGCGGTGGTGGAGGGGAAGAAATCATCACGCAGGCGGAGAAGGGGGAGGCCCAGCGGGCGCGTTGTtagagattctagggttttgatCTCGGGCTCTATGCTTGTGGAGATTGAGAACGTGCTCCAGACGCAg GAGCCTGTGATCAAACCAGCATGGAGTACATTTGCAAGTAGTGTCAGTGGGATATGGAAGGGTGTTGGAGCTGTGTTTTCGCCATTCACTGCTGAGATGGAACCCATTGGAATAGGGAGACAGAATGAGAATCTCTATGATTGTTACACTCAATCCCGTGTAGAAAGGGTGGCCGCTGAGGATGGTTTTTGTCCAATACGGAGTGTAACCAATTGGGTGCCTTTGAATCCTTTCGGTGAGATGCATAGGCACGTTGGAAAAAGCAGTGGTGCAAAAGATAGTTCCGGGACTTCTGCTACTGTGGAGGAGAGTTATGATGTAGTTCATGATGGTCATGACTTGCCTGCTTTTGAGACATTTGACTTTGGAAATAGTGAGTTGTTGCAAGAAGATTTGATGGGCATGGAGCCTGGTCTTGTATTCTTTGAG gATGGATCATATTCAAGAGGTCCTGTGGAGTTACCTGTTGGAGAATATGATGAATCTAAATACTTCCTTTCTCCAACATTTAAATTTGAGCAG tgCTTGGTGAAAGGTTGCCACAAGAGACTGCGTATTGTTCATACTATTGAGTTCAGCGAAGGAGGATCAAATATACAGATAACAAGGGTTGCCGTTTTTGAAGAACAGTGGATTAGTCCAGCCAATTTCTATGATGAAAA tgaCGCAAGCTTTGATCTGAAGCCTATTTCGCAACGTAAACGAACCCAACCATCTGAGCTGATAGGTTCTTGGAAGGTATTTGAGGTGAGCGCAACACCTATATTCAGTGAAGAGGTACCAGTAGAAGAAGGTGGGCTGCCTTATGTGTATCTATGTACAGAGACCTTAAAGAAGAGGAGGCTGCCAGAGAGTGCTTTGTACTTTGGGGAGGAAGAAATACATGACTTGCAGAATGTGACTATCTTATGGCTACCGGGTGGTGTCACTGGATATGTAGATGTAACTAAAGATGGGACTCTCTGCATAGGAGTTGGGTGGTACTCAGACGAAGGGATTAACCTTGTGATTGAGAGAGACTATGGCATTGATGGAAAGCTCAAGGAGGTTAGATCCAAGTCTGAGGTCAAGAGAAGATGGACAGACCATTTGCCAGCATAA